The Neurospora crassa OR74A linkage group I, whole genome shotgun sequence genome segment ATGAAGAATCTCACCATTCGCAACCTGACCATCACGCCGCTCGAGCTGAAGGAAGTAGAGCGCTATGAGGACTCTACCAAGGCTCGTAAGCCGAACGGGTTGGCGAAAATTACGGCGCGTATCACCGGCAAATCCTCTAAATCATCTCTCGCATCACCAACCGCTGCTGCAACAACGGATCTCGACGGGACGGCCCAGGAGCCAGGGACAGCCGGCAAGCAAGACATAACAGACGTCCACATCCAACCCTTCTCCGAACATCAAACCTCCATCCCACTACCCGATGCCTCAAAAGGCGAATCCCTCCGCCTCACCTTCTCTGAGCCCAACAAGCCATACACCTACTCCGTCTCCATCCCCGGCCCCTCACCGCGGAGCATCGTCATGAAAGCCAACCTGCCTCCGGGCTTGcaagaccaacaacaagTTCCTCCGCCCGATCGCGAGTTCACCCTCATCTATATGCCCCACCACTCCTTCCTTGCCATCTTCAGCAGCACTCATCTCAACCGGTGGATGGCCGAGCTCGACCCATCCTACCCCTTATCCGCCCTCAGCATCCCAGGGACGCACAACAGTCCGACTTGCTACGTCGCTTTGCCCTCTGTGCGATGCCAGGCCGTTCCCATCCGCGAGCAGCTCGACAACGGAGTGCGCTTCTTGGACGTGCGTGTATCCTgtccatctccctcctcgcGCTCCCCATCGCCTATCAAGACCGCTTCTCCCAGGCTCGATACACCCGACTCTTTACCAGGCGCCTTCCCCATCTCGCCCACGTCAACTCGGACAGAGACACCGACAGACATCAACTCGCCCGCGCCCCAACCTGAGCTCTCGCCGCAGGCTCCGGAACCGACATGCAAAGACAAAGAAAAAGCCAAAGCGCCCAACCTCAGCCTAGTCCACTCCGCTTTCCCCGTCGCTTTATCTGGAACCAGGTACTTCCACGACTTGCTGTCGGAGTGCTACGCTTTCCTGGACGCCAACCCTTCCGAGACGGTGTTGATGTCGATCAAGCGCGAAGGGACGGGGCGCGGGACGGACCAGCACTTATCTACTTACCTGGCTGCTCACTATCTGACGCCGGATAGGTGGTATTCTAAACCTGAGATCCCGACGCTGGAGCAGGCGCGGGGGCGCATCGTGTTGGTGAGGCGGTTTCACTTGGATCCGAGTCTGCAAGCTGAGGGGATGGGAATTGATGGGTCGGTGTGGCCGGATAACTGCGCGGATGGGATGTGTGGAAGCGGAAGGATTCGGATCCAGGATTATTATGAGGTTGGGCAGACGCAGCACATCAAGAAGAAAATTGGGTTTGCAAAGGAGGGGTTGATGAGGGCGGCACAGCAGGTATATGGGCCGTCTGGGATACCGGATTCGGAAGCCGCTGGAGGTCCGATGCCTCTATTTATCAACTTTCTGAGTGGCAGCAACTTCTTCAATGCGAGTTGCTGGCCCGAGAAGATCGCTGCCAAGATCAACCCACACATGATAGAGTATCTGTGTATGGATCACGGAGCTCCTCAGAAGCAACCGAGTGAGCTTACCGTCGGCGATGCTGGGACAGGTATCGTAGTAACGGATTGGGTTGGGAACAATGGTGATTGGGATCTAATACGCTGCATCGTCGGCTGGAACGCAAGGTTGCAGTTGACGCGATAAATAAAGTAACGTACAGCGGCAGTCTCGAGACGTTTTCATCACAAAGCAAAAGGCGTAACCAGCAACAGACTAGAATCAGATCGAAGTAATAAAAGCGTCAATTCAAATGTCGCTACCCAAACACCCAAGCGCCACCAACCCCAATGCTAACCGCTTGAAGAGATGCCTAAAACTGAGAAATGTTAGCGTCCGCCAACAAATCGGTACGCCGAACGAAGCAAGTTTCTGAATGTATTATTTTCAGTCTGGTGAAACAGTTAGCGATATGTCATTATGAACGAGTATATGACCAAAAAACATACCTCATTAAATCAGATTTTGTTTAGTGTTCATTCCAACCCGAAGGAGGGTCAAACAGTGTGAATATCGTCTCATCACATAATAAAAGAGAAAACAGGAATGCACGAGAGTTATTACCTGCGGATCGGTATGTTAGTCCATAGATCCAAAGACGCTCTGATGTGTTGACAAGAGATGGTGCAAGGGCACGAAATCAGCTGACGAATTCTCAACAAGAATTTCTCCCTGAGCCTCGCCCACAGGATGTACAGTCCTGCTTTGATGGACGAGGGCAGAGAGGCTTCATTTATGTCCGCCCGTTCGTTCAAATCTTCGTCATAGTGCCAGAATGGAGTAAGCGATCCTTGAGCATACCTGAAAAGTCGCGAGTTAGCAAGATGTCAGAACAAAATCATGAAACAAGCAACAGATAGTTATGAATCCAATCAGACAAGGCTGAAACTAGTAAAGTATTCCACATGATGTATTAAGCTTGAGGAATTCCCTATTTTGTACGTTGatcatcaaggaggagggggtgcgatgagaaagaaaaggtgGAACAAACCTTTTGATCTGAGAAAAAAATGACACCATGAAGAGTAACCAAAGAGGTCGCCATGAGCCATTCTAGAGTTACGAGCACTGAAGAAAGTTAGCGTCATGTTCGTGATCAAGCGATTACCAACAAGCCTTGCTGCCAATCTTGCTCTCAGGGTAATTCTAGAGTAAATTGGAGTCCCCATGGGCTAGGTAAGAATTGGATTGTTCGTGTAAGGTCATCACAGGAGCAAATGGCTGCGCAGCAGGCAGTGAGGGGTAATAGAAAGTTGCAATGCTTACCTCGCTGTGGAAGGAAGTCTGAAGCATCGGTGCCGGCGACGCAATACCGATGTCGCGCAGGCGACCGACGCTCCAGACTTCCTGgttgggaggaagaaaggaagtcGAAGCTTGGAGCTGGGGAGAAATTTTTGGTTTAAAACCGCAAGCCAATCTGTGTGGGGCGGCTGCCAAGATGGGCCGGGTTGGGGACGAGGGAAAGGGTCAACCCCACCTGGATTTGCACCAGGTTTCGGCTCCGCCGCAGCACTGCCAGCTGCCCGCTCACCCATGCATCAATCGAAGCATTGAGTCTTCTCGCTCAACTCGTTTAGTTGCATGTTAGTCGTTCAGCTGCCTCATCTGTGCACGAGAGGTAAACAGTCCGCGGCCGGCGGTGGCGAGTCCTTATCGATAAGGCATCCCATTCATTGACATCCCCCCGTCCCGACCACACCCGTCTCAATCGTCatcacctccctcctcccagaACATCGAAACATCGACATAATCATCATCGGATTTTTCGTCATCTTGAAGACTTGAAGTGAGAGAACAAAAACCTCACTCAATCTTGATACAACCACGCAAAATGTCCCCCGCCGTGGGAGGCATGTGGGCTACCGCCGCCCTGCGTGTTCTCGGCAAGAATCTGGCTCGCACGTCCAAGATGCTTCGCTCGaagctcgccgccgccgcgacACGTTCATCGAATCCAGTTCAACAACTCCAGCCAATTGCCGTACGTAGTGGTGTCAATAGCAGCCGCCAACCCATTCATCCCAGCGCATGGCTTCGCCAGCAGAAGAGCGGCCGAAGTGGTGCAAAGTGGCACTCAACCTACACCAGCATTAATGCCACTGTCCGTCGCTACATCAGCAATACCGCCGGGAGacaatcctcttcttccggtGGTCAATCTCGCTTTGACCGGTCCAAGCTCCCGGTCTCAAACATCTCCCGGGCCGTAGCTGCGTCGCCCGGCCGGGCTCCTTTCGCCTCCACCCTCCGACCGAATCTCACCGGAGGCGCCCTCCCCCGTACTGCAGGCGGCTACTCCTTCTCCGGGGCCGGCCGTGCCGGTGGCAAGCGGTACTTCAGCCACACACCCGCCGCCCCGGCTCAACTAGTCCAGAACGTGAGCCAAGCCGTCCGCGCCTTCTGGCTTTCTGGTCAGAGGGCTCACTTCGACGGATACTCGGCCGACGGCCGGAAGCTGTACCGGGCCGTTGGCGTGGACGAGGAGAAGGCACGTAATAAGCTCGCCGTTGCGCCGCACGCTCCGGGCTCGTTCATCGACTTCCACATCAGCCCCTCCATTACGGCCCTCAGCCCCTTGGGCGCCATGATTCCCTCTTCCCAGAGCGTCAAGGCCGAGATTCAGACCGCTGGCGCCACCCTTCTTGCCGACAATTTTCTCGATGTCCTCTCAGTGGACTTCGCCCGCACGCTGAAGGATCTCGCAGCCGTCATGGCAGATTTGAAGGCCCTCGCTCGGCTGGGTGACTTGCCCATCTCTCTGGAGCGGGCCGACCTGCTGAGGGTCCGGTTCCCGGGCGTAGATGCCGAAACGGTTGAGCGGCTGTGcgatgatgttggtgttCAGCGCGGAATCATCAGAGAGGATCCTGATTTCGACGCGGACGCCGGTGTCCAGGTCGCGCTACGGTTTCCGTACGCCCCTGACAACGGCTGCTCCAAGGCACTCACGTCACCAAACGTGACCGTGCGGACGAGGGTCACATCAGCGAGTTCGGAACTCGATGAGGCGTTCGCGGAGGAGATCGAGGAGAATCCTTGGTTGTTGGAATCGGAACACTCTGCTGTTTCGGAAGAGTCGGAAGGTTACGAGAGCATGTCGCCGTCTCTGAAGAGTGCTTCTAGTGAGCACTGCACGGACGATCGATATGAAGGGTTAGAGGGGATTTATAAGTTTCTGGAGGAATGTGATCGTGCGAGGGCGATGAGGTTTTAAGGGTTTTTCCTTGCCTGTCGAGCGGTGATTGGTGGAGGATCTCTTTTGTAATGATATCAGGTTATCGGTGGGCTGATGGTTGATTCTCATCAGCAGCCTACGATAAGTGGGAGCAAGGGATATGAATACGGGCCggtctgttttttttttcttggatGTTTTTGGTACATATGGCGTGTTATTAGGATACCTCACTCTCTTTGTCATTTACAATCATCAATGTTTCTTTGCTCCCCCACGCTACGGGAAATCCACTACCTACTTCCATGTACTCATCATATGGCGGGCCCCGTTTGAACGGCTGTCATGGATTCCATTTTATTCCCATTCAACAACCCAACATGATTTTTCCTGCAGCATTTGATATGTGTTGCCTATGGCACACTTTCTCCGTCCAGCAACCACTTCCTTGTCTCGCCACTGATATATGAGCGACGATATTAACTTGGGTATCTATTCCGACAAATGACTATATGGCATTCAATGATGAGGCACTAAATCTTGGAACATGAAAAGGAAAGGCACAAGAAGCTCTAGTATTCTTGCCAAACCGGCCTTCCGAAGGTTTCAAATGCGATTACGCCACGCCACACACCAGTCCGCCGTGTATTGTGCCCATCTCGCCCCCCTCTTTGCTTTCTTGCCGTCCATCTAGAAATATGCCTTTGTTTTAACCACCGCTGCGCCAAATGACAAGATAAAAGCAAATATGCAAATAATAACCTCCGCTCGCCACTATAAATGCTACCATGCGCTTTAGAGCCATGCAACAGTCGTAGAAAAGGACAACCACTCGTATTTTTCCTCTGGGTGTGACCCGTCTACGAGGACCGGTCTGATTCCCGCCTTAGCCATGTATATGGAATTGCGGGCAAAGTTGGCGAGAGGGAGAAAAGGTAAGTCTCCTGTCCTCAGACGTGGCAATCATCTTTCTCCCGTCAGAGTTATATGAAGCAGCCTCTGGACCTCAAGTCTTCGCCCGTCGTCAATGGTCCATTTTGGACTTTGCTGGTCTTCTCCCGCTCGTCACTGTTCTGCAACTTTCCAGTTACTTGTGCTTCCTGAACTTAGCCGCCAAGCTCCCCGACTGATTTGGCTTGTGCTTCCAGTTCGTCCCGCCCTGCTGATCCCGATGGCCGTACTTATTCTTCTTGAActctttctccctcttcttacCGAAACTCGACCCCGACTCCGCCGTCGCCGACGACTTCTTGAGCGAAGCAACCTCCTCCGCAACCCGCTTGTTGTGACCCTTCTTGAGCACCTGCTTCGACAGACTGTCCTCACCGTCCGACCggttcttcttgttggcgCCACCCTTGCCCAACTTGTGGGAAGTAGAAGAGAGATCGGCAGGACCAATACCACCGGACATCATCATGTCGTTGTGACCTGTGTTGCGACCAGTCTTCCTCCACTTCGGACGCTTGCTCCTGGGCCTGTTGTCATCGTAGACAAGATCATCATAGCCGAGCGGGTTATAGAGCATTTCTTCGGctttgatgatgaagagctCCTTCCTGATTTCCGGGGGCACGTTCGGGTAGGGTTTATATGACTTGTCGATGGAGGCAGGACTCATGGCGGCACCGGCGCATGTGGGGGGCTCTGCTGAGGTCTTGTACTTTTTCGCCTTGGGCTGCTGCTCGCTGGTACCTTCCTCCTGGTTGACTTCATCCCGCTTGTgcttcttggacttcttctccttcggAATTTCTTGACCGTCCGCCTTGTCGCTGCTCgatttctgcttcttctcgccctttTGGTCAACTGACTTCTTGGGCGTCAGAGAGCcgttggtggttgttggcaCCGCATCCTCTTTGGCTTTTTGGGTTGACGACTTGGACTCCTTCGATGAAGCTATGGGTTCGACGTTGATGGTGATTTTGAACTTTTCCGCTTTCAGACTAGGTTGTTCTGTGACAAGATCGGGCTGAGTTTGTGAAGGGGGAATCACAGCTGATGAGGATGTCGTCTTCTGCTTGGTCAGCTTGGTCGCAGTTTTGACCAAACTGTCACAATCGGACAAATCGGGCGTCGTGATGTTTGTGGAAAGTGAGTCAACCGTCCTAGTGTCTGACTTGACAGTCTCGTCGGAGCTGCTGGTGACACTGGGGGCCTTGCTGCAGTCATCATCAGGACGGTCGCCTATACTGAAACTGTTCTGAACAAGGGCCGGGGGTTTGGCGGACGATGGCTCTGGTGAGACTTTGGGTGACGTCTTTCGTAGAGGCTTAGAGGCAGACGCGCTGGGTCTTGAGTTGTTCAAAGCATGAGCATTGCTGAAGGTGCCCATGGTGTTCTCTAAGAAAGCGCCGGCTTTTTGCAATCGCCTCCTAGATTCCGCCCACTGTGATCTCCTTTGGGTATAACGTTTGACAGCACCTTTGGCAAATGGGCGGGTTTGGTACAATCTCCTGAGCTCAGCGTCTGCTCTGGCACGGCTGGCCAAATACCGCCTCTCGGCTTGCGCAAGGTAGTCTTCCTTCGAAAGAGGCGTGTGGGTTTTTAtttcggtggtggtggtggtgatggtagtTGTGATGCTAGGGCTTGGGCCCGTTGAGGGCGCAGCTGATGGCAAGACGAAGGGGTTTCTGGGAGTTCTGGCAGGTGCGGTCTTTGcagttgttgctgttgccgtTTTAAAGAGAAAGCGGCTCGTTTCGGTGGTGGTCGAAGCGCTCTGCACACCGGAGGTCCGTTTTTCTGACCCCTTTGGCCGCATACCGTTTGCCTTGCTCTTATTGCCAGCCATGTTTCTCATTATGAGGCCGACCTTGTCGTTTGCTGGTGCTGTGACTAGACCCAGATTCCGAAGGGCAAAGTGATGCGGTCGGGGAGTGGGTGGTGACTTTGAAATGAATGACGAGAGAATCATTCACTGCGTACGAGTGGCTGGTAGGTGAACAATAATGGCGCAAACGATTCCCAAAAGAAATATTGAAAGGGTATCACGCGCCCGGAAACTAGCTGGAGATGACGAAGGCAATGATGCTATTCAATGAAGGGAACCCTGGATGAGGGCTCACGACCCCTTCACTTGGAGAGGCGGTGGTCTGGAAATTTTTGGTGTTATTGCTTATCTTATCAAGGTTTGTGTCCCCTGTTTTTGGGGGACATCCACTTCTTGCTCTGCGGCATCAAAACCCGGCGTGGACAGCAACGCTAGCCTGCGAGACCTGAACAGACAAGAAACATTTAAAACCTCTTTTAGGGCCGGCTGCCAATCGTCTCCATACAGTTGGGGTCTTGGTGAGCTTCAGTCGACAACATTTTACGTAGACACGACATCGCCTCCTTGGATATGACTTCACCGGCCAAGAGTTCAATGAGCTCTTTGCACGTTTTTTTTCGGTCAGGGACAGAACCACCGAGTGCCGCAAAAGGGCGTCGAGCGGGCGCCTAACACACACAGTCCATATTGCGGTCTAAGATGGGAAACCTAGAAGCCGTCGCGAATGCGGACATGGGCACAGCCCCACACAGTGAACCTCTCTATGTAGTTAGGGGTAGCTCAGGCCTGCCGAGGTACTATCGGCCTGCCTTATCCCCCGCATCACTCATCCCTCCACCGGCATCGCAATCGAACCCGGGTTTCCGTCCAGTGCCACCTCCGCAACCAGGGGATTCTCTTGTCCGAAAAGCGACAGGGAGACTGTTGATACATAAAAGCCCGTGACAGTCTGTGAATCTGTGTTTTGTAATTCAAATCTCGGGCGAACCTCTGTCCCACGATTCGCATTCTTTTGTCTCTCCTTGCCACACAAAACGAGCAATTTCAACGATCTTCGCAATGCCCGGCCCCGGAGTTGGTTTCGAATACCCGCCCAAGAGTGTCTCTTGGTGCAAGAGGGATCTTTTGCTCTTTGCCCAGTCCATCGGATGCAAGGCTGAGGAGCTTCACTTCCTCTACGAGCTTCATCCCAACTTCGTTCCTTTTCCCACCTATCCTCTGGCTTTGTGTAGGTATTTCATATGCTCACTAGGCTTTCCAATGTATAACTGACGGCTTTGCAGCCTTCAAGCTCGACTCCTCAGATGTAGTTGACTTTTACGCCGCCCAGAAGTCCATTGCCATCCCCGGCGTGCCTGTCTTCGATCCCGCTCGTGTCGTTGACGGACAGCGCCGGATCGAATTCTTCAAGCAGCTTCCCACCTCCTCTGAGGGCAAAAGGTTTGAGTCGCGGACCAAGGTTGTCGGCGTCTACGACAAGGGTCGCCCGGGCTCTGTCGTCGAGACCCAGACCGATATCGTAGATGCTACCAACAACGAAGTTTACTCGCGCATCCACACCTCTTCCTTCTATGTCAACCAGGGCAACTGGGGCGGCCCTAAGGGTCCCGCCACCCAGAacttcccccctcccaaaGACAAGAAGCCTGATGCTGTGTTTGAGAACCAGACGACGCCCGAGACTCCTCTTTTGTACCGTCTGAACGGCGATTACAACCCCCTCCATGCGGATCCCGAGCCCGGCAAGAAGATGGGCTTCGGAGGCGTCATCATTCACGGTCTGTACTCGTGGAATTGGGCTTGCCACGGCCTGCTCCAACACCTTGGCGGTAGCGACCCCGCCAACATCAAGGAGTACCAGGCCCGCTTCGCCAGCCCTATCCGTGGTGGTGATAAGCTTGTTGCGTCGGCCTGGAAGACTGGTGAGATCAAGGACGGCTGGGAGGAGATACGTTTCCAGGTCCAGATCGAGGGTGGTAAAGTCGTGCTCAGCAATGGACGCGCCCTGATGAAGTGCGTCGGACCTGCTCCTCATAGCAAGTTGTAAGAGAGACTGTGGTCATtgttgtatatatatatatatatatataagcatGAGCAAGCGGCTGCTGTTTGTATGATTGGAAATGGCAGAGAGATTTCGTGATACCATAACGATGCCAGCAGTAACAAAGAATGGGCGGATTTCTAAAACTATCGCTAGCGTCAGCGACATCTTTACTTAATCGTTTTGGCGTCAATGTTTGCATTTGTCAGGAGGTTCCGTGATGCGGTGTTATGGTGTTGCGGTGCCCGCTGATGTTGTCCAGTTCTTGGCACCAAAATTCGTAGGTCTTAGGGCGGCTTGCACCTGGGATAGTTAGGTGCATTCAAACAGTGGTTTGCTGCCTCAAATGGGACGCTCTACCAGTCCTCCACAGTGACACTGCCTTCCATTTCAAAGTATTGTATAGCACGCTCAACTGAACGAACAGAAATCGTCAAGGTAGCAACCAAAATTACATCCTCTTCGACAATCAACATTCGTCTAGCGGTACAGCTCAAAGTGTATCAAGCGgtggaggaaaaaaaacttgAACAAAATCAGACAATCGCTTTTTGTGACCGTTGGTCTTTCAAACATTGTCAAAAGATGTCTTCCGTTACCCCTCACATCGGCCAAAGAAGGTCCTACGACGGCGCTCTGTGCACCGTCCGGTTTATTGGTGAGGTCGAGGGCACCACCGGCTCATGGCTTGGAGTTGAATGGGATGATCCGACACGCGGCAAACACGCCGGCCAGCACAAGGGCATCCGATATTTTACATGTAAGATTCACCCATCCTACCGTGTAAACGCAGATTGTACGGCCATTTAACGCTATCTCAGGCAAATCCAAGTCAGCGACAGCAGCGTCTTTCATCCGTCCAACTAGACCGGCAGATGCACCCCAGACCTTTCTCTCTGCCCTCCAGCTCAAGTATGCATCTGACGTGCCTTCCGAGAATGGGCCCATGCTGCCTGAGAAGCAAATCGTTGTCGGTGGCAAGGTTGCCGAGGAGGTCGGCTTTGACAAGATTCGCCGCAAGCAGGCCCAGTTGAGCGAACTGAAGATTGTCATCCTTGACGGGTCATGCATCACCTCTGCATATTCACATAACACAG includes the following:
- a CDS encoding phosphatidylinositol phospholipase C, with protein sequence MSSYLETRAYALPHKAATVPILPSSSGRNRRIDAIKTVKMKNLTIRNLTITPLELKEVERYEDSTKARKPNGLAKITARITGKSSKSSLASPTAAATTDLDGTAQEPGTAGKQDITDVHIQPFSEHQTSIPLPDASKGESLRLTFSEPNKPYTYSVSIPGPSPRSIVMKANLPPGLQDQQQVPPPDREFTLIYMPHHSFLAIFSSTHLNRWMAELDPSYPLSALSIPGTHNSPTCYVALPSVRCQAVPIREQLDNGVRFLDVRVSCPSPSSRSPSPIKTASPRLDTPDSLPGAFPISPTSTRTETPTDINSPAPQPELSPQAPEPTCKDKEKAKAPNLSLVHSAFPVALSGTRYFHDLLSECYAFLDANPSETVLMSIKREGTGRGTDQHLSTYLAAHYLTPDRWYSKPEIPTLEQARGRIVLVRRFHLDPSLQAEGMGIDGSVWPDNCADGMCGSGRIRIQDYYEVGQTQHIKKKIGFAKEGLMRAAQQVYGPSGIPDSEAAGGPMPLFINFLSGSNFFNASCWPEKIAAKINPHMIEYLCMDHGAPQKQPSELTVGDAGTGIVVTDWVGNNGDWDLIRCIVGWNARLQLTR
- a CDS encoding peroxisomal dehydratase, with amino-acid sequence MPGPGVGFEYPPKSVSWCKRDLLLFAQSIGCKAEELHFLYELHPNFVPFPTYPLALSFKLDSSDVVDFYAAQKSIAIPGVPVFDPARVVDGQRRIEFFKQLPTSSEGKRFESRTKVVGVYDKGRPGSVVETQTDIVDATNNEVYSRIHTSSFYVNQGNWGGPKGPATQNFPPPKDKKPDAVFENQTTPETPLLYRLNGDYNPLHADPEPGKKMGFGGVIIHGLYSWNWACHGLLQHLGGSDPANIKEYQARFASPIRGGDKLVASAWKTGEIKDGWEEIRFQVQIEGGKVVLSNGRALMKCVGPAPHSKL